From the Actinomycetota bacterium genome, one window contains:
- a CDS encoding ROK family protein, producing MPGKYVIGFDLGGTHMAAGLVDASLNIVTSLEAKTPTGGQEELLDGILTLVRDLAAKAPEPVAAVGFGIPSMIDQKHGRAIMSVNIPLADFDFVDFMRAETGLPVFIDNDANVAALAEVRAGAARGARQALMITMGTGIGGGIIIDGEVYRGATGSAAELGHIVIDVNGPHCQGACDNYGCFEVMASGTALARYAAEASAAKPASALGRAAAAGEILDGALVWSLAREGDSDALAIFEKIGFYTGVGITSLVNIFNPEYFVVGGGLIQAGELILEPARRVLMSRGLRPNRDIVKVVPARFGPDAGMIGAACLAQDGLRTKM from the coding sequence ATGCCCGGGAAATATGTCATCGGCTTCGATCTTGGCGGCACCCACATGGCTGCCGGGCTGGTCGATGCTTCCCTGAATATCGTCACCTCACTTGAAGCGAAAACTCCCACAGGCGGCCAGGAAGAGCTGCTGGACGGCATCCTCACGCTGGTTCGCGATCTTGCCGCCAAAGCGCCGGAGCCGGTCGCGGCAGTCGGCTTCGGGATTCCCTCGATGATCGACCAGAAGCATGGCCGGGCAATCATGTCGGTGAACATCCCCCTGGCCGATTTCGATTTTGTCGACTTCATGCGAGCCGAAACCGGCCTGCCGGTCTTCATCGATAACGACGCCAACGTGGCGGCTCTGGCTGAAGTGCGCGCCGGCGCGGCCAGAGGCGCCCGGCAGGCGTTGATGATAACCATGGGCACCGGCATCGGCGGCGGCATCATCATCGACGGCGAGGTCTACCGCGGCGCCACCGGCAGCGCCGCCGAACTAGGACATATCGTCATCGATGTCAACGGCCCCCATTGCCAGGGAGCCTGCGACAACTACGGCTGCTTCGAAGTCATGGCGTCGGGAACGGCGCTGGCGCGATACGCCGCCGAGGCCTCGGCCGCGAAGCCTGCCTCTGCCCTGGGCCGCGCCGCGGCCGCCGGAGAGATTCTCGACGGAGCCCTGGTCTGGAGCCTGGCGAGGGAAGGCGACAGCGACGCCCTGGCCATCTTTGAAAAGATCGGGTTCTACACGGGCGTGGGCATCACCAGTCTCGTCAATATCTTCAACCCCGAATATTTCGTGGTCGGCGGCGGGCTCATCCAGGCGGGCGAGCTCATCCTCGAGCCGGCCCGCCGGGTCCTGATGAGCCGGGGACTGCGCCCCAACCGCGACATCGTCAAGGTTGTGCCTGCCCGGTTCGGTCCGGACGCCGGCATGATCGGGGCCGCCTGCCTGGCGCAGGACGGTCTGCGAACCAAAATGTAA
- a CDS encoding DUF5658 family protein, with the protein MAARFVCTAERSHRTDCGSGCSGCAYLINDRRKQSVQKLSWSDSDRRIMSNWLPPNFELATAGAHAPRSGVSGRDNAGATLMYLGALLIVFNLLDSILTARALSMGYTEANPVMAGLFNMSLPMGMLFKSAIVGLGAMALWKFRHLPVAMRGMTAATVLYGSVILYHLYFQIVVA; encoded by the coding sequence GTGGCGGCAAGATTTGTATGTACAGCGGAGAGATCGCACCGGACCGACTGTGGCTCCGGCTGCAGTGGCTGCGCATACCTGATCAACGACCGCCGCAAGCAGTCGGTGCAGAAATTGAGCTGGTCGGATTCCGACCGGCGCATCATGAGCAACTGGCTTCCCCCGAACTTCGAGCTTGCCACTGCCGGCGCCCATGCGCCCCGGTCCGGAGTATCCGGCCGCGACAATGCCGGCGCGACGCTGATGTACCTGGGAGCACTGCTGATCGTGTTCAACCTGCTCGACTCTATTCTGACGGCAAGGGCTCTCTCGATGGGCTACACGGAGGCAAATCCGGTCATGGCCGGCCTTTTCAACATGAGCCTGCCCATGGGCATGCTGTTCAAGTCGGCGATCGTCGGCCTTGGCGCGATGGCTCTGTGGAAATTCCGGCATCTGCCGGTGGCGATGCGAGGGATGACCGCTGCGACCGTTCTCTACGGCTCCGTCATCCTCTACCACCTGTATTTTCAGATCGTTGTCGCCTGA
- a CDS encoding 4Fe-4S binding protein, which yields MAFEISDECLACGVCMDECPAECISEGGDIFVIDSSACTDCGSCAEVCPNEAISEG from the coding sequence ATGGCCTTTGAAATCTCTGACGAATGCCTCGCCTGCGGCGTATGCATGGACGAATGTCCGGCTGAATGTATTTCCGAAGGCGGAGATATCTTTGTGATCGACTCCAGCGCGTGCACCGACTGCGGCTCCTGCGCCGAGGTCTGTCCCAATGAAGCGATCAGTGAAGGTTAA
- a CDS encoding undecaprenyl-phosphate glucose phosphotransferase: MTKAAKFFTSHRFSHFSLVIADLLGVIAGFRLAFLIYIQWGVLYAGEAASPSYNFYLALAAGILPFYWLLFKLHGLYRFRINLSLLEVFPAILMAVTEASMVMLGITMVIFPVVHYSRNIIVISWITTIACVSVARLLIYAAQRYGRSHGWYVKNTLVLGAGKVGISCATKLMQNPDLGLRFVGFLDEKPSEAATGFGSYQVFDDYDQLEEVLRQYHIQHMVVGFSRDRHDAIVEIMERCRPYNIEFTMVPRLYEIFSDSVGVEHIRGLPVLGLKRSSITGLEGLVKRTMDIIISMVVLLLLSPFLLLVAIAIKLDSPGPVFYRQVRLGKNEKPFEIYKFRSMRHDAEKGKPGWSTAGDARRTRVGRIIRPLGIDELPQLINVIRGQMSLVGPRPERPEHVERFERDIRAYNSRHRVRPGLTGWAQINGLRGDTDIGERVEHDIYYIENWNPWLDIKIMLKTVFAFVDRDA, encoded by the coding sequence TTGACAAAAGCAGCCAAATTTTTTACTTCTCATCGATTTTCCCACTTTTCGCTGGTCATAGCGGACTTGCTGGGAGTAATCGCGGGCTTCCGCCTGGCATTCCTCATCTACATCCAGTGGGGTGTGCTCTACGCCGGCGAAGCGGCTTCCCCTTCCTATAATTTCTACCTGGCGCTGGCGGCCGGCATCCTGCCATTCTACTGGCTGCTGTTCAAGCTGCACGGGCTCTACCGGTTCCGCATCAACCTGAGTCTGCTGGAAGTATTCCCGGCGATCCTGATGGCGGTTACCGAGGCGTCGATGGTGATGCTGGGAATAACCATGGTCATCTTTCCGGTAGTCCATTATTCACGTAACATCATCGTCATCTCCTGGATCACGACGATCGCCTGTGTCTCCGTGGCGCGCCTGCTGATCTACGCGGCGCAGCGGTACGGACGCAGCCATGGCTGGTACGTGAAAAACACCCTGGTGCTGGGCGCCGGCAAGGTCGGCATCTCCTGCGCCACCAAACTGATGCAGAATCCTGACCTCGGCCTGCGGTTCGTCGGCTTCCTCGACGAGAAGCCTTCCGAGGCTGCCACCGGCTTCGGCTCTTACCAAGTCTTCGACGATTACGACCAACTGGAGGAAGTGCTGCGCCAGTATCACATCCAGCATATGGTGGTCGGTTTCTCGCGCGACCGTCACGACGCCATCGTCGAGATCATGGAGCGCTGCCGCCCGTACAACATCGAGTTCACCATGGTGCCGCGCCTCTATGAGATCTTCAGTGACAGCGTCGGCGTGGAGCACATCCGGGGGCTGCCGGTCCTCGGCCTCAAGCGCAGCAGCATCACCGGGCTGGAAGGCCTGGTGAAAAGGACCATGGACATCATCATCTCGATGGTCGTGCTGCTACTGCTGTCACCGTTTCTGCTGCTGGTGGCGATCGCCATCAAGCTGGATTCACCCGGGCCGGTCTTTTACCGGCAGGTCAGGCTGGGCAAGAACGAGAAACCATTCGAGATCTACAAGTTCCGGTCGATGCGGCACGACGCTGAAAAGGGCAAGCCTGGATGGTCCACCGCGGGCGACGCCCGCCGTACGCGCGTTGGCCGGATCATCCGGCCGCTGGGCATCGATGAACTGCCGCAGCTGATCAACGTGATCAGGGGGCAGATGAGCCTGGTGGGGCCGCGTCCGGAGCGTCCCGAGCACGTCGAGCGCTTCGAGCGGGACATCCGGGCCTACAACAGCCGGCACCGGGTGCGTCCGGGCTTGACCGGCTGGGCACAGATCAATGGGTTGAGGGGCGACACGGACATCGGTGAGAGGGTCGAGCACGACATCTACTACATCGAGAACTGGAACCCCTGGCTGGACATCAAGATCATGCTCAAGACGGTTTTCGCCTTCGTGGACCGCGACGCCTAG
- a CDS encoding DUF362 domain-containing protein, which produces MMSKVYFISSRADSRERNLTKYHRLLKTFDLGQVIRENDLVAIKLSFGERGNLTYLRPQYVRVVVDEVKRLGGRPFLTDANTLYAGGRQNSCEHMITALENGFGYEVTGAPIVIAGGLLGFDYRTMPVSGEHFMEAKVVPEAADADAIISLAHFKGHMICGFGGALKNLGMGFGARAGKQMMHSDVHPEVMAAKCDGCARCYKWCPEEAISMVSSGEGRKRKIARIEDEACVGCGECVATCFTGAIGISWKSDPAIVQQKMVEFAAAALTEKQGRFAALNFILDVTPDCDCLGWSDNPIVPNIGIAASFDPVSVDAASLDLVNQAQGNAMSALAGEGLTSSDKFGSVHHGIDATAQLAHGEKIGLGQRGYELVTLDKDEAE; this is translated from the coding sequence ATTATGTCAAAAGTTTATTTCATCTCCAGCCGCGCCGACAGCCGCGAGCGCAATCTCACCAAATATCACCGTTTGCTCAAAACATTCGACCTGGGGCAGGTGATACGGGAAAACGACCTGGTCGCCATCAAGCTCAGTTTCGGGGAAAGAGGCAACCTCACCTATCTGCGCCCGCAGTACGTTCGCGTCGTCGTCGATGAGGTCAAGCGCCTGGGAGGCCGGCCGTTTCTTACCGATGCCAACACTCTTTATGCCGGCGGCCGGCAGAACTCCTGCGAACACATGATCACCGCGCTCGAAAACGGCTTCGGCTACGAGGTCACCGGCGCGCCCATCGTCATCGCCGGCGGCCTGCTCGGCTTCGATTACCGCACCATGCCCGTCAGCGGCGAGCACTTCATGGAAGCCAAAGTCGTGCCTGAGGCCGCCGATGCCGACGCCATCATTTCCCTGGCCCATTTCAAGGGACACATGATCTGCGGCTTCGGCGGCGCCCTCAAGAACCTGGGCATGGGCTTCGGCGCGCGTGCCGGCAAGCAGATGATGCATTCCGATGTCCACCCTGAAGTGATGGCGGCGAAGTGTGACGGCTGCGCCCGTTGCTACAAGTGGTGCCCGGAAGAGGCGATCTCGATGGTATCCAGCGGCGAAGGCCGGAAGCGCAAGATCGCCCGGATCGAAGACGAGGCCTGCGTCGGCTGCGGCGAATGCGTCGCCACCTGTTTCACCGGCGCCATCGGCATCAGCTGGAAGTCCGACCCCGCCATAGTCCAGCAGAAGATGGTCGAGTTCGCCGCCGCGGCGCTGACTGAGAAGCAGGGCCGCTTTGCCGCCCTCAACTTCATCCTCGACGTCACGCCCGACTGCGACTGCCTCGGCTGGAGCGACAACCCAATAGTGCCCAACATCGGCATCGCCGCTTCCTTCGACCCGGTATCGGTCGACGCCGCCTCGCTGGACCTGGTCAATCAGGCCCAGGGCAACGCCATGAGCGCCCTGGCCGGCGAAGGGCTCACCAGCAGCGACAAATTCGGCTCCGTCCACCATGGCATCGACGCCACGGCACAGCTGGCTCATGGTGAGAAGATCGGCCTGGGACAGCGCGGCTACGAACTGGTCACGCTCGACAAGGACGAGGCGGAATAG
- the rsmI gene encoding 16S rRNA (cytidine(1402)-2'-O)-methyltransferase, translated as MLRVCPTPIGNLGDITLRVLEVLKAADLVAAEDTRHTRQLLTHYGFSKPLVSFYEHNELNRLPDLLERLRRGEEIALVSDAGMPGICDPGYSLISAALEQGLEVEVLPGPSALDTALVASGFATDSFVFLGYLPRKPGELAKALTFIAAQNRTCVAYESPHRLARTLAAAANVLGDERMAVCRELTKRFGEVSRGAAGELAAKLPEKVKGEIVLVFEGTEESGTEPSENKGLAAAIRGMLDEGISARRASELLAQATGASQNRIYKLALAVKGEKED; from the coding sequence ATGCTGCGCGTCTGCCCCACTCCCATCGGCAATCTCGGCGATATCACGCTGCGAGTCCTCGAGGTCCTCAAGGCTGCCGACCTCGTCGCCGCCGAGGACACCCGGCACACGCGCCAACTGCTGACCCACTACGGCTTCAGTAAACCTCTGGTCAGCTTTTATGAACACAACGAGCTCAACCGCCTGCCGGATCTGCTGGAAAGGCTGAGGCGCGGCGAAGAGATCGCGCTGGTCTCAGACGCCGGTATGCCGGGAATCTGCGATCCCGGCTACAGCCTGATCAGCGCCGCGCTGGAGCAGGGTCTGGAGGTCGAGGTTCTCCCGGGCCCATCGGCGCTGGACACGGCCCTGGTGGCGTCGGGTTTCGCCACCGACTCTTTTGTCTTCCTCGGCTACCTGCCGCGCAAGCCCGGGGAGCTGGCAAAGGCTCTGACCTTCATCGCCGCCCAGAACCGCACCTGCGTCGCCTACGAATCGCCACATCGACTGGCCAGGACCCTCGCCGCCGCGGCAAATGTGCTCGGCGACGAACGGATGGCCGTCTGCCGTGAGCTGACCAAGAGATTCGGGGAAGTCTCCCGCGGCGCCGCCGGCGAGCTGGCGGCGAAGCTGCCGGAAAAGGTGAAAGGAGAAATCGTGCTGGTCTTCGAGGGAACTGAGGAAAGCGGAACTGAGCCGTCTGAAAACAAAGGCCTGGCAGCAGCGATTCGCGGCATGCTCGACGAAGGCATCTCCGCCCGCCGCGCCTCGGAACTGCTCGCGCAGGCGACCGGCGCATCGCAGAACCGGATCTACAAGCTCGCCCTGGCGGTTAAAGGTGAAAAGGAAGACTAA
- a CDS encoding glycosyltransferase family 4 protein, whose protein sequence is MRIGVDLSAIQSTKSGVDWYTHRVIQEMMDLLAPDEQLYLFSNRETGFEKEAANRANVYVYRSNFSYQEPWRQFMLPLLLKQHGIDVCFFTNFVLSVAASCPMVLTIHDLSFRLFPRTHSLRNVIWARSLVPVSTRRSKRIIAVSNNTKLDLVRLMNVPSWKVDVVHEGAPEEFNPTVTDEDEEAMGHYGIIKPYILFVGTLEPRKNLNFLIKSFDKVAKANPDVHLVLAGRRGWMAQAIFDELERRDLLGRVHITGYVRERYLPALYRQAAAFVYPSLYEGFGLPPLEAMSSGTPVIVSRSSSLPEVVGDAGLYVNPLDTNEFAQAMNSILSDPELASGLRQKGLERASQFSWKKAATQTLDILRDAARV, encoded by the coding sequence ATGCGAATCGGAGTTGACCTCTCGGCGATACAGTCCACCAAGAGCGGCGTGGACTGGTACACTCATCGGGTAATCCAGGAGATGATGGATCTGCTGGCGCCTGACGAACAGCTATACCTTTTCAGTAACCGGGAAACCGGCTTCGAGAAGGAAGCAGCCAACCGCGCCAACGTCTACGTCTATCGCAGCAATTTCAGCTATCAGGAACCCTGGCGGCAGTTCATGCTGCCGCTGCTGCTCAAGCAGCATGGGATCGACGTCTGCTTCTTCACCAACTTCGTGCTCTCGGTCGCGGCCAGCTGTCCCATGGTTCTTACCATCCACGACCTTTCCTTCCGCCTGTTTCCGCGGACGCATTCCCTGCGCAACGTGATCTGGGCCCGCAGCCTGGTGCCGGTCTCGACGCGGCGCAGTAAGCGCATCATCGCCGTTTCCAACAACACCAAGCTCGACCTGGTGCGGCTGATGAACGTTCCCAGCTGGAAGGTCGACGTCGTCCATGAGGGAGCCCCGGAGGAATTCAATCCCACGGTCACTGATGAGGACGAAGAGGCCATGGGCCACTACGGCATCATCAAGCCGTACATCCTCTTCGTGGGCACGCTGGAGCCGCGCAAGAACCTGAATTTCCTCATCAAGAGTTTTGACAAGGTCGCCAAGGCGAACCCGGATGTTCACCTGGTTCTGGCAGGGCGGCGCGGCTGGATGGCACAGGCCATATTCGACGAGCTCGAGCGCCGCGATCTGCTCGGCAGAGTCCACATCACCGGCTATGTGCGCGAGCGATACCTGCCGGCCCTGTACCGGCAGGCGGCCGCCTTTGTCTATCCGTCCCTCTACGAAGGTTTTGGCCTGCCGCCGCTCGAGGCGATGTCTTCAGGCACGCCGGTGATCGTTTCCAGGAGCTCTTCGCTCCCCGAGGTCGTCGGCGACGCCGGCCTCTACGTCAATCCGCTCGACACCAACGAGTTCGCGCAGGCGATGAACAGCATCCTCAGCGATCCGGAGCTGGCGTCGGGCCTGCGTCAGAAGGGACTGGAGCGCGCCTCGCAGTTCAGCTGGAAGAAGGCCGCGACACAGACCCTGGATATTCTCCGTGACGCCGCACGTGTCTGA
- a CDS encoding O-antigen ligase family protein: MTPHVSEAIADRRPQLGLRSQLVLAGACLTVLFTAFEIKAAVFSIGPVSFTTSKIAAAIFIFASLAFAADKLSWYFSRRALDVAVILFIASNFLSVAAAADKPGAFKFAIRLVSAALVYLAVSRMPRRSRAHLWIAGSVAVTLGIETVIGMLENFVSAVQWPDVLEPFQEGVITFGTFYNVRISATLPFPTVFSVFLELTMPMALAFGVWYAERQRSRSARRWVAAATIVFIVCVMIVQVVSFTRTALVSTPLAFGAGAVLACIYGYSRRYWGYLVLAIAALLITVGFMTLFSNKMAARLDVAPQETHYGADYTLLSFPQQLHFGETAVARVHVRNTGSINWEPQGSDQVMLGYRWLTYPDHQDYDLGPDDNRLNIPSVPVSVPPGGETDIQIEFVSPKENGEYVLVFDLAKAHVGWFSSAGPPPLIIPLKFANGVSSPLTIPQTADSFKAGEPALVTPSRTQLWKAGLITWEHNPFLGVGPDQFRLRYNDYMPDLPHDDRVRTHNIFLEAMANTGIVGLAVMVFLLARMVWVQFRLVRNRSQGSGARYVSLALLIASFAYLVHGLDDFFLWQTGISFLFFIYLGLTSWLDYEAGFKD, translated from the coding sequence GTGACGCCGCACGTGTCTGAAGCAATAGCGGATCGGCGTCCTCAGCTCGGCCTGCGTTCCCAGCTGGTTCTGGCAGGCGCCTGCCTGACGGTGCTGTTCACCGCTTTCGAGATCAAGGCGGCCGTCTTCTCGATCGGGCCGGTCAGCTTCACCACCTCGAAGATCGCGGCCGCAATCTTCATCTTCGCCTCGCTGGCATTCGCCGCCGACAAGCTTTCCTGGTATTTCTCCCGCCGGGCGCTGGACGTGGCCGTGATCCTGTTTATCGCCAGCAATTTTCTCTCGGTGGCGGCGGCGGCGGACAAGCCCGGGGCCTTCAAGTTCGCCATCCGGCTGGTCTCCGCGGCCCTGGTGTACCTGGCCGTGTCGAGAATGCCCAGGCGTTCCCGGGCGCACTTGTGGATCGCCGGCAGCGTCGCGGTGACGCTAGGCATCGAGACCGTGATCGGCATGCTGGAGAATTTTGTCTCCGCGGTGCAGTGGCCTGACGTCCTGGAGCCCTTTCAGGAAGGTGTCATCACCTTCGGGACTTTTTACAACGTGCGCATATCGGCGACGCTGCCGTTTCCGACCGTGTTTTCGGTCTTCCTGGAGCTGACTATGCCGATGGCCCTGGCTTTCGGGGTATGGTATGCGGAGCGGCAGAGGAGCCGCAGCGCCCGGCGCTGGGTAGCGGCGGCGACGATTGTTTTTATTGTCTGCGTCATGATCGTCCAGGTGGTCAGCTTCACTCGCACGGCGCTTGTATCCACGCCGCTGGCGTTCGGCGCCGGAGCGGTACTGGCCTGCATCTACGGCTACAGCCGGCGCTACTGGGGCTACCTGGTGCTCGCGATAGCGGCTTTGCTGATCACGGTTGGATTCATGACGCTGTTCAGCAACAAGATGGCGGCGAGGCTGGATGTCGCTCCCCAGGAGACTCATTACGGAGCCGATTACACACTGCTTTCATTTCCGCAGCAATTGCACTTCGGCGAGACCGCCGTCGCCAGGGTCCACGTCAGGAACACCGGCTCGATCAACTGGGAGCCGCAGGGCAGCGACCAGGTCATGCTGGGATACCGCTGGCTGACCTATCCGGACCATCAGGATTACGATCTGGGGCCGGATGACAACCGCTTGAACATTCCCAGCGTGCCTGTGAGCGTCCCGCCCGGGGGCGAGACCGACATCCAGATCGAATTTGTCTCGCCCAAGGAAAACGGTGAGTATGTGCTGGTGTTCGACCTGGCCAAGGCTCATGTCGGCTGGTTCTCGAGCGCGGGGCCGCCGCCTTTGATAATACCTCTGAAATTTGCCAATGGGGTTTCGAGCCCGCTGACGATTCCCCAGACGGCTGACAGTTTCAAGGCCGGGGAACCGGCCCTGGTGACTCCTTCGCGGACGCAGCTTTGGAAAGCGGGATTGATAACCTGGGAACACAATCCCTTCCTGGGCGTCGGTCCGGACCAGTTCCGGCTCCGCTACAACGATTACATGCCCGACCTGCCGCACGACGACAGGGTGCGCACGCATAACATCTTTCTCGAGGCGATGGCCAACACCGGCATCGTCGGCCTGGCGGTGATGGTCTTCCTGCTGGCGCGGATGGTGTGGGTGCAGTTCCGCCTGGTGCGGAACCGCTCGCAGGGCTCCGGCGCGCGTTATGTTTCACTGGCGCTGCTGATCGCCTCGTTTGCCTATCTCGTCCACGGCCTGGATGATTTCTTCCTCTGGCAGACAGGGATCTCATTCCTGTTCTTCATCTACCTCGGGTTGACCTCGTGGCTGGATTATGAGGCGGGTTTTAAAGATTAA
- a CDS encoding LCP family protein, protein MDNEQKPEKPYTRYKSSRIRSRKPLKPSSGRKGKEPAADDAGGWPSEPAGESWSGGPPESGRRPPAGPTAPRRKRRWGRWVGYSLLILLLLALIGGGISYWRLDRAVKASNARVPADVQQSLDKSTGGISSSPVNILFLGSDQRPGENARSDTILLMRIDGQRKTISQLSIPRDTLVDIPGYGQDKINAAYAWGGPALTIKTVEQLTGLPVHHYIELNFSGFPSIVDSLGGVDIDVPKTIDSQYPSGLDWTEVHFDAGPQHMSGDRALVFVRVRYSDDDFQRMGRQQLFMEALQKKVNSPFNLARMPLLAPGMIDNITTDLSTNDLMRLGWIKFRTPADNNRKFVLAGSGEDIGGVSYVVLDEDATRSTIRDFLSG, encoded by the coding sequence TTGGATAACGAGCAAAAACCCGAGAAGCCCTACACCCGCTACAAGAGTTCCCGCATCCGCTCCAGGAAGCCGCTGAAACCATCTTCGGGGCGCAAAGGGAAGGAACCCGCGGCGGATGATGCCGGCGGCTGGCCTTCGGAGCCCGCCGGCGAGAGCTGGTCCGGCGGGCCCCCGGAATCAGGCAGGCGGCCACCGGCCGGTCCCACAGCTCCACGCCGCAAGCGCCGATGGGGCAGGTGGGTGGGCTATTCACTGCTGATCCTGCTGCTACTGGCGCTGATCGGTGGAGGCATCTCCTACTGGAGGCTCGACCGGGCCGTCAAGGCGAGCAACGCCAGGGTGCCCGCGGATGTACAGCAGTCTCTCGATAAATCTACGGGAGGCATCAGCTCCAGCCCGGTCAACATCCTTTTCCTGGGAAGCGACCAGCGGCCGGGGGAGAACGCGCGCTCGGACACCATCCTGCTGATGCGAATCGACGGCCAGAGGAAGACCATCTCGCAGCTGTCCATTCCCCGCGATACGCTCGTCGACATCCCCGGCTACGGCCAGGATAAGATCAACGCCGCATATGCGTGGGGCGGGCCGGCGCTCACCATCAAGACGGTGGAGCAGCTGACCGGGTTGCCCGTCCATCATTACATCGAACTCAATTTCTCCGGATTCCCCTCGATCGTCGACAGCCTCGGCGGCGTCGACATCGATGTTCCCAAGACGATCGATTCGCAGTACCCGTCCGGGCTCGACTGGACCGAGGTCCATTTCGACGCCGGGCCGCAGCATATGAGCGGCGACCGGGCCCTGGTGTTCGTGCGGGTCCGTTATTCGGACGACGACTTCCAGCGCATGGGCCGCCAGCAGCTGTTCATGGAGGCCCTGCAGAAGAAGGTCAACAGCCCCTTCAACCTGGCCCGGATGCCGCTACTGGCGCCGGGCATGATAGATAACATCACTACCGACCTGTCAACCAACGACCTGATGCGGTTGGGCTGGATCAAGTTCCGCACTCCGGCCGACAACAACCGCAAGTTCGTGCTGGCCGGATCCGGGGAAGACATCGGCGGCGTCTCCTACGTAGTCCTCGATGAGGACGCCACCCGCTCCACCATCAGGGATTTCCTTTCCGGTTGA
- a CDS encoding glycosyltransferase family 4 protein translates to MLHIGINGRSLFRQLTGVQHYAREIAYALESLKQEDARFTVFSGREGRGAGEGLPLTASSIPAGGPVRGLIWEQTVLRRMARKAGVDILFNPANVAPLYPPAISVVTIHDLSFLLFPQYFSRAFGTYYRSVIPRIIGQAAAVITDSENSRQDLIERMNVPPDKVTAIHLGVSPSYRRRQKKAEIEEIRRRQALPPRFFLSVSSLEPRKNLGRLVKAYGMLPEEVTSVHKLVLVGAGNRIFADPALTHELSKLPPGSVITPGYIPEEDLPAVYRMSTALVFPSLYEGFGLPVIEAMAASTPVITSSRSSLPEVAGPAAALIDPESPQEIAAAMELIAQDSGTRNLLIERGKKQASKFTWEKAAVETLAVLKSAAGAT, encoded by the coding sequence ATGCTGCACATTGGCATTAACGGCCGCTCCCTCTTCCGGCAACTGACCGGCGTGCAGCACTACGCCCGTGAGATCGCCTACGCGCTTGAGTCGCTAAAGCAGGAAGATGCACGCTTTACCGTCTTTTCCGGCCGCGAAGGGCGCGGCGCTGGGGAAGGCCTGCCGTTGACAGCCAGCTCCATTCCCGCCGGCGGCCCGGTGCGGGGACTCATCTGGGAACAGACCGTGCTCAGGCGGATGGCCAGGAAGGCCGGAGTTGACATTCTGTTTAATCCTGCCAATGTGGCGCCGCTGTATCCGCCGGCCATAAGCGTGGTTACCATCCATGACCTCTCATTCCTGCTTTTCCCGCAGTACTTCTCACGCGCCTTCGGCACATATTACCGCTCCGTCATCCCCCGCATAATCGGACAGGCAGCCGCGGTGATCACCGATTCGGAGAATTCCCGTCAGGACCTGATCGAGCGGATGAACGTGCCGCCGGACAAAGTAACGGCCATCCACCTCGGAGTATCGCCATCGTACCGCCGCCGGCAAAAAAAGGCGGAGATCGAGGAGATCCGCCGCCGTCAGGCGCTGCCGCCAAGGTTCTTCCTGTCGGTGTCGAGCCTGGAGCCGCGCAAGAACCTGGGCCGCCTGGTGAAAGCATACGGCATGCTTCCGGAGGAAGTAACCAGCGTCCATAAACTGGTGCTCGTCGGCGCCGGCAATCGCATCTTCGCCGATCCGGCGCTCACGCATGAGCTCTCGAAGCTGCCGCCGGGCTCGGTGATCACTCCCGGGTACATTCCCGAGGAAGACCTGCCGGCGGTCTATCGCATGTCCACGGCGCTGGTATTCCCTTCCCTCTATGAAGGCTTCGGCCTGCCGGTCATCGAGGCGATGGCCGCCTCGACGCCGGTCATCACCTCCAGCCGCTCGTCGCTTCCGGAAGTCGCCGGACCGGCGGCGGCGCTGATCGATCCTGAGAGCCCCCAGGAGATAGCGGCCGCCATGGAGCTGATCGCCCAGGATTCGGGCACCCGGAATCTGCTGATCGAACGCGGAAAAAAGCAGGCCTCGAAATTCACCTGGGAGAAAGCTGCTGTAGAAACCCTCGCGGTGCTGAAGTCTGCTGCGGGTGCTACCTAA